From Vagococcus jeotgali, one genomic window encodes:
- the pyrR gene encoding bifunctional pyr operon transcriptional regulator/uracil phosphoribosyltransferase PyrR, translated as MTEKKIVDEMTLKRALTRITYEIIERHKDLDNIVLIGIKTRGIFLAERIAERMKQLEDKDIPVGELDITLYRDDHHVPKHEEPSVNDTNVPFSIEGKEVILVDDVIFTGRTIRAALDAVMDIGRPESISLAVLVDRGHRELPIRADYVGKNIPTSKKEQIIVSVKEYDGKDEISIKQIT; from the coding sequence ATGACAGAAAAGAAAATAGTGGATGAGATGACATTAAAAAGAGCATTAACTCGGATTACTTATGAGATTATTGAGCGTCATAAAGACCTTGATAACATCGTCCTGATTGGTATTAAAACAAGAGGGATTTTCCTAGCTGAGCGAATAGCTGAGCGAATGAAACAACTTGAAGACAAGGATATACCTGTAGGTGAGCTTGATATTACGCTTTATAGAGATGATCATCATGTTCCAAAACATGAGGAGCCATCTGTTAATGATACAAATGTTCCCTTCTCAATTGAAGGAAAAGAAGTTATCTTAGTCGATGATGTGATTTTCACAGGTCGCACGATTAGAGCAGCGCTGGATGCGGTAATGGATATTGGTAGACCTGAGAGTATCTCACTTGCAGTACTCGTAGATAGAGGTCACAGGGAATTACCAATCAGAGCTGATTATGTTGGGAAAAATATTCCGACTTCTAAAAAAGAACAAATCATTGTATCTGTTAAAGAATATGATGGAAAAGATGAAATTAGTATTAAACAAATTACATAA
- a CDS encoding RluA family pseudouridine synthase encodes MTQLKYTVQDETGRIDKVMTQVFKGYSRSQIQLWLRNGAVEVNDEVVKANYKVKANDVILVNVPEVKGLELTPQDIPVEIIYEDKDVMVVNKPQGMVVHPSAGHPDGTLVNALLHHADNLSSINDVIRPGIVHRIDKDTTGLLMVAKNDKAHIALQEELKDKKTMRKYVALVHGVIPHDKGKIEAPIGRSKINRQKQAVVADGKDAVTHFEVLERFDDFTLIECELETGRTHQIRVHLNYIEYPIAGDPMYGPKKTLPGNGQYLHAKTLGFTHPVTGELMSFDSELPEDFTNMLEELRKKD; translated from the coding sequence ATGACACAATTAAAATATACTGTACAAGATGAGACTGGGCGTATCGATAAGGTAATGACCCAGGTATTTAAAGGTTATTCACGTTCACAAATTCAGCTTTGGTTAAGAAATGGTGCTGTTGAAGTTAATGATGAGGTAGTCAAAGCTAACTACAAGGTGAAGGCAAATGATGTCATTTTAGTCAATGTACCTGAAGTAAAAGGACTGGAATTAACCCCGCAAGATATCCCAGTTGAGATTATCTATGAAGATAAGGATGTAATGGTAGTTAATAAACCTCAAGGCATGGTCGTTCATCCGTCTGCTGGACATCCAGATGGTACTCTTGTCAATGCTCTACTACATCATGCTGATAATCTATCAAGTATTAATGATGTAATCAGACCAGGTATCGTTCATAGAATTGATAAAGATACCACGGGTCTGTTAATGGTAGCTAAAAATGATAAAGCTCATATTGCCTTACAAGAAGAGTTGAAAGATAAAAAAACCATGCGAAAATATGTGGCTCTTGTTCATGGTGTGATTCCTCATGATAAAGGTAAGATTGAAGCACCAATTGGTAGAAGTAAAATCAATCGGCAAAAGCAAGCTGTTGTGGCTGATGGAAAAGATGCTGTGACGCATTTTGAAGTGTTAGAGCGTTTTGATGATTTTACTTTGATTGAATGTGAGCTTGAAACGGGACGTACGCATCAAATCCGTGTACATCTAAATTATATTGAGTATCCAATTGCAGGAGATCCGATGTATGGACCCAAGAAAACATTACCTGGAAATGGTCAGTATTTACACGCCAAAACACTTGGCTTTACTCACCCAGTTACAGGAGAATTAATGTCTTTTGATTCAGAGTTACCTGAGGATTTTACTAATATGTTAGAAGAACTTCGAAAAAAAGATTGA
- a CDS encoding ISL3 family transposase → MSHNHCIRLSLDLKDKNIYFDSIFCEEQLITGIRSKIYKGILTYTPSACPCCGIKNEQFSIVKNGFISSRIKWLSVAHYPTYLLLKKQRFLCRHCDSSFLAESSEIEKHCFIAKRVKQSILIELSDAISFKDLAKRHFVSSTTINRILVSGGKDLSNQFLYLPQNLCFDEFTSVKNNSGKYSFIYSDSSTHQIIDILIDNKKLTLEKHFLKYSLKVRRQVKTIVVDMNAAYFKLAKRLFPNAEVIIDRFHLVQLISRSLNITRIKTMNRYRTSNVTDMKNYRKLKKYWKLFLKDSNELNYTDYRYQRLFKSILPETDVMDYLLSLNKELSETYKLYQELLYCSKNNDFDTFSDLLLLANEDISIPMKISIRTLKKHLPRIENTFKYAYSNGCLEGSINKIKLIKRIAYGYRNFQNYKYRILLNFKDKQKRGL, encoded by the coding sequence ATGTCCCATAACCATTGTATTCGACTATCGCTAGATTTAAAAGATAAAAATATTTATTTCGATTCTATTTTTTGTGAGGAACAGCTTATTACAGGGATAAGATCCAAGATTTATAAAGGTATTCTTACTTACACTCCTTCGGCTTGTCCTTGTTGTGGCATTAAAAATGAACAATTTTCTATTGTGAAAAATGGGTTTATTTCTTCTCGAATAAAGTGGTTAAGTGTGGCTCACTACCCAACCTATCTTTTATTAAAGAAACAGAGATTCCTTTGTCGTCATTGTGACTCCTCTTTTCTAGCTGAATCTTCAGAAATTGAGAAACATTGTTTTATCGCTAAAAGAGTGAAGCAATCAATTCTTATTGAGTTAAGTGATGCTATCTCGTTTAAAGATTTAGCTAAAAGACATTTTGTTTCATCAACAACGATTAATAGAATTTTAGTATCTGGTGGTAAAGACTTATCTAATCAATTTTTATATTTACCTCAAAACCTTTGTTTTGATGAATTTACTTCGGTTAAAAACAATAGTGGCAAGTACAGTTTTATTTACTCTGATTCCTCTACACACCAAATTATCGATATTCTCATTGATAATAAAAAGCTAACACTAGAGAAACACTTTCTTAAGTACTCTCTAAAGGTTCGTCGCCAAGTAAAAACAATTGTCGTTGATATGAATGCAGCCTATTTTAAATTAGCCAAAAGGCTATTTCCTAATGCTGAGGTGATTATTGATCGCTTTCACTTAGTTCAACTTATCAGTCGTTCTTTAAACATAACTAGAATTAAGACGATGAATCGTTATCGCACATCGAATGTAACTGACATGAAAAATTATCGAAAACTAAAAAAATATTGGAAACTCTTTTTAAAAGATTCTAATGAATTGAATTATACAGATTATCGTTATCAGCGTTTATTTAAGAGTATTTTACCTGAAACAGATGTCATGGATTATTTACTTAGCTTAAACAAAGAGTTATCAGAAACTTATAAACTTTATCAAGAACTATTATACTGTAGTAAAAACAATGATTTTGACACTTTTTCTGATCTATTATTATTAGCTAACGAAGATATCTCTATTCCAATGAAAATCTCGATTCGAACACTAAAGAAGCATTTACCAAGAATTGAAAACACCTTTAAATACGCTTATTCAAATGGTTGTTTAGAAGGTTCCATAAACAAAATTAAATTAATCAAACGAATAGCTTACGGCTATAGAAATTTTCAGAACTATAAATACAGAATTTTACTTAATTTTAAAGACAAACAAAAAAGGGGTCTATAA
- a CDS encoding ISL3 family transposase: MDNHTRKLLNLTDKSIIFEKDWLTEATIRGRRSNIIRGRLTSPDRICPSCHQNTCVKNGTYTTKTQLPEFNRVTTYLELKRERYLCKECHTTFSADTALVDDYCHISKTLKYQIALDLKEDRSRKEIARFHHVSDNTVQRVLYDFTNHCLTNFQHLPKVLCVDEFKSTKSCQSGMSFICADAESKKIIDILPDRRLFSLIKYFLKYSRKERLKVKFLVMDMNANYGGLLKTVFPHAEIVTDRFHIIQHINRSFNQLRIKEMNQLKRYDNEEAKQYRRIKKYWKLFLKDSSQLSATTYSNYPLFNKSMTQVGVIEELLSYNSTIKIAYDYIQELKYAYETKDSDLFLELTHSISNELPKEFKAKFKTFQTFRQGVTNALNYSYSNGFLEGINNRIKAIKRTAYGYRNFLTFKRRIFLIQGQSFQFN; this comes from the coding sequence ATGGATAATCATACTAGAAAATTACTTAATTTAACAGACAAATCTATTATTTTTGAAAAAGATTGGTTAACTGAGGCTACTATTAGAGGTAGACGCTCAAATATAATAAGGGGAAGACTAACGTCTCCAGACAGAATATGCCCCTCTTGTCATCAGAATACGTGTGTTAAAAATGGTACTTATACTACTAAAACACAACTACCAGAGTTTAATAGGGTCACAACTTATTTAGAACTTAAAAGAGAACGATATCTATGTAAAGAATGTCATACAACATTCAGTGCTGATACTGCGTTAGTCGATGACTATTGTCATATATCGAAAACATTAAAGTATCAAATCGCCTTAGATTTGAAAGAAGATCGTTCAAGAAAAGAGATCGCTAGATTCCATCATGTTTCTGATAACACGGTACAACGTGTTTTATACGACTTTACCAACCACTGTCTAACCAACTTTCAACATCTACCAAAAGTACTATGTGTCGATGAATTTAAATCAACTAAGTCATGTCAATCTGGTATGAGCTTTATTTGTGCTGATGCTGAAAGTAAAAAGATTATTGATATTTTACCAGATAGACGTCTCTTCTCTCTTATTAAGTACTTCCTGAAATACTCCAGAAAAGAGCGGTTAAAAGTGAAGTTTCTCGTCATGGATATGAATGCCAACTACGGTGGCCTTCTTAAAACTGTATTTCCACATGCAGAGATTGTGACAGATAGATTCCATATCATTCAGCATATCAATCGTTCTTTTAATCAACTAAGAATAAAAGAAATGAATCAATTAAAACGTTATGATAATGAAGAAGCAAAACAATACCGGAGAATAAAAAAATATTGGAAACTATTTTTAAAAGACTCTAGTCAATTAAGTGCCACTACATATAGTAATTATCCTCTTTTCAATAAAAGTATGACACAAGTTGGTGTCATTGAAGAACTTCTTTCCTATAACTCAACTATAAAAATCGCATATGATTATATACAAGAGTTAAAATATGCTTATGAAACAAAGGATTCAGACTTATTTTTAGAATTAACTCATTCTATCTCTAATGAGCTTCCTAAGGAATTTAAAGCCAAATTCAAAACATTCCAAACCTTCAGGCAAGGTGTTACCAATGCTTTAAATTATTCTTATTCAAATGGTTTTTTAGAAGGAATTAACAACCGAATCAAAGCTATCAAACGAACAGCCTATGGTTACCGAAATTTCTTAACTTTTAAGCGACGGATTTTCCTTATTCAAGGTCAATCATTTCAATTTAATTAA
- a CDS encoding thioredoxin family protein, producing the protein MFKQVSNIDELNNLVQNNEMVMVYFSQPTCSVCHGLKPQVEKKLAEFTDDMLFLDVNTLEVPEVTGEYQVMTVPVMLLFVDGKEYMRKARFIRMDELYQDVKKINNGVKSVNG; encoded by the coding sequence ATGTTTAAACAAGTATCTAATATTGATGAATTAAATAACTTAGTCCAAAATAATGAAATGGTTATGGTTTATTTTAGTCAACCAACTTGTAGTGTTTGTCACGGGTTGAAACCACAAGTTGAGAAAAAATTAGCTGAATTTACAGATGACATGTTATTTTTAGATGTTAATACATTAGAAGTACCTGAAGTAACAGGAGAGTATCAAGTGATGACAGTACCTGTGATGTTATTGTTTGTTGATGGTAAAGAATATATGCGAAAAGCTAGATTTATTAGAATGGATGAATTATATCAAGATGTTAAAAAAATAAATAACGGTGTAAAAAGCGTTAATGGATAG
- a CDS encoding DUF1803 domain-containing protein, translating to MYRLLTDNHNLADKKLLQDNLLQKVINELLDNDNLLTLKEIKRMFPNVDNMDNQMNQWIKKEVITRKNGKYSVCCPLISLEKWRILTDKVTSLFEEHHDFLTSYFRDASKEFSSELALTHLLLAFYENSQVKDKPFFCLEVAQCNLLFLELPTLYQKISGKKTQWLSFESARLISLTIPSYFDYLNIPTTPKIKCFKEVQELIGDVNPTYFMTYVERKMRRLNKGKSVSSNKTDIFLEALGLMNYVYIENDTYHSNMPSFNSELYDRCYDWTIELSQKLDLSLPKVLYLGILISYLNKKNMIKETSPTLYLLRDL from the coding sequence ATGTACCGACTATTGACTGATAATCATAATTTAGCTGATAAAAAATTGCTGCAAGATAACTTATTACAAAAAGTAATCAATGAGCTACTGGATAATGATAATTTGCTAACCTTGAAAGAGATAAAACGAATGTTTCCAAATGTAGATAATATGGATAACCAAATGAATCAATGGATAAAAAAAGAAGTCATCACTCGAAAAAATGGTAAGTACTCCGTTTGTTGTCCTCTAATTTCTTTAGAAAAATGGCGTATATTGACAGACAAAGTGACATCTTTGTTTGAAGAACACCACGATTTCTTGACTTCTTACTTTCGAGATGCAAGTAAAGAGTTCTCTAGTGAATTAGCTCTAACCCACCTATTACTTGCTTTTTATGAAAATAGTCAAGTAAAGGACAAGCCATTTTTTTGTTTAGAAGTGGCTCAATGTAACCTCTTATTTTTAGAGCTTCCAACCTTATACCAAAAAATTTCAGGAAAAAAAACACAATGGCTTTCTTTTGAATCAGCTAGATTAATAAGTTTAACTATTCCAAGTTACTTCGATTATTTAAATATACCAACTACCCCTAAAATCAAATGTTTTAAAGAAGTCCAAGAACTTATTGGTGATGTTAATCCTACTTATTTCATGACCTATGTGGAGCGAAAAATGAGGCGCTTAAATAAAGGGAAAAGCGTTAGCTCTAACAAAACTGATATTTTTTTAGAAGCTTTAGGCTTAATGAACTATGTTTATATTGAAAATGATACTTATCATTCAAATATGCCTTCTTTTAATTCAGAATTATATGATAGGTGTTATGATTGGACAATAGAGCTATCTCAGAAACTAGATTTATCTCTACCAAAAGTACTTTATTTAGGAATACTTATTTCTTATTTAAATAAAAAAAACATGATTAAAGAGACATCACCGACTCTTTATTTGCTCAGGGATTTGTAA
- a CDS encoding DUF3324 domain-containing protein has translation MTISEKSIKIEPNSTKKVPVMIKMPEKSFPGMVLGGLRFYQDAPDLKGKSGIVNTFSYSSPVSLTENSEDKPKNELSLISVQPSQRNSHPFIEATLENKAATVIENLVVDGKVYIKGENEPIYVKKEANLEMAPYSYFNLGFDLHDSMLEAGKYHLVLNIKADEEDYVFEDDFEATAKEARDFNENSVYAPEKNTSYLLYIIIGLIFIILLIFVIFIVKNNISK, from the coding sequence GTGACTATTTCAGAAAAATCAATAAAAATTGAACCGAATTCGACCAAAAAAGTTCCTGTTATGATAAAGATGCCTGAAAAATCGTTTCCAGGTATGGTGTTAGGTGGATTACGCTTTTATCAAGATGCTCCTGATTTAAAGGGCAAGTCAGGTATCGTGAATACCTTCTCATACAGTAGTCCAGTTTCATTAACAGAAAACAGTGAAGATAAACCTAAAAATGAACTATCTTTGATTAGTGTTCAGCCTAGCCAACGTAACAGTCATCCGTTTATTGAAGCGACACTAGAAAATAAAGCTGCAACTGTTATCGAAAACCTAGTTGTTGATGGTAAAGTATACATTAAGGGTGAGAATGAGCCAATTTATGTAAAAAAAGAAGCCAATTTAGAAATGGCTCCTTATTCCTATTTTAACTTAGGATTTGATTTACATGATTCAATGTTAGAAGCAGGAAAGTATCACCTTGTTTTAAATATTAAGGCTGATGAAGAGGATTATGTTTTTGAGGATGATTTTGAAGCCACGGCAAAGGAAGCTAGGGATTTTAATGAAAATTCTGTTTATGCTCCTGAAAAAAACACCTCATATCTCCTATATATTATCATTGGTTTGATTTTTATTATCTTATTGATTTTTGTAATCTTTATTGTCAAAAATAATATTAGTAAGTAG
- a CDS encoding IS30 family transposase — MVKIKNNTKTSSYKHLSLKERQLIEVWHNMGDSNREIGRRLGRHHQTISNELKRGTTTQIKENKKHKQLYFADTGQAKYIENRKRCGSKSKLVSAVDFINYACKQMIDFNWSPDAIVGFIKSLGTWDKPIVSTKTLYNYIDKGFLPVRNHHLKMKVRLSPKKKRSRQHKKALGKSIDERPSKIDSRQEFGHWEIDSVIGSKSKDDNALLTLVERKTRYMITVVLDDHTEESVSYAIKQLKYEFGRARFSSIFQSITADNGSEFSSLDDTLQQMTDIYFAHPYSSWERGTNERHNGLLRQFVPKGTPICHYSKQFIQLATEKVNLLPRKILDYRQPATLFLEEIQNLKIKTCW; from the coding sequence ATGGTGAAAATTAAGAATAACACAAAGACATCTAGTTATAAACATCTTTCCTTAAAGGAAAGGCAGCTTATTGAAGTTTGGCATAATATGGGAGACTCTAATAGAGAAATTGGTAGACGATTAGGCCGACACCATCAAACAATAAGTAATGAGCTTAAACGAGGAACGACCACGCAAATCAAAGAAAATAAGAAACATAAACAACTCTATTTTGCTGATACGGGGCAAGCTAAATACATAGAAAACAGGAAACGCTGTGGTTCGAAATCTAAGCTAGTTAGTGCTGTTGATTTTATTAATTATGCTTGTAAACAAATGATAGACTTTAATTGGTCACCAGATGCAATTGTTGGCTTTATCAAGTCTTTAGGGACTTGGGATAAACCTATTGTTTCTACTAAGACACTTTATAATTATATTGATAAAGGATTTTTACCGGTCAGAAATCATCATCTCAAGATGAAAGTTAGACTATCACCTAAAAAGAAAAGAAGTCGTCAGCATAAAAAAGCTCTTGGAAAATCAATTGATGAACGACCTAGCAAAATTGATTCTAGACAAGAGTTTGGTCACTGGGAAATAGACAGTGTCATTGGTTCAAAATCTAAAGATGATAATGCTCTACTTACACTTGTTGAAAGAAAAACTCGCTACATGATTACTGTTGTTCTAGATGATCATACTGAAGAGTCTGTTAGTTACGCTATTAAACAGTTAAAATATGAGTTTGGAAGAGCCCGATTTAGTAGCATATTTCAATCGATTACTGCTGATAATGGCAGTGAATTTAGCTCACTTGATGATACTCTGCAACAAATGACTGATATCTACTTTGCTCACCCTTATTCATCTTGGGAACGAGGAACAAACGAAAGACATAATGGTTTATTACGGCAATTTGTTCCGAAAGGAACGCCTATCTGTCACTACTCAAAGCAGTTCATACAACTGGCTACTGAAAAAGTTAATCTTTTGCCGCGTAAAATTTTAGACTATAGACAACCAGCAACATTATTTTTAGAAGAAATTCAAAATCTAAAGATCAAAACATGTTGGTAA
- a CDS encoding WxL protein peptidoglycan domain-containing protein, with protein MSLSVVADEQQIGADFSVKPVYPENKMKPESGYFHLKVTPGESQTIEVEVTNYSDKENTILVDRYRATTSDNGQISYREYDQEKVQGIPIDFENIGLVVKSS; from the coding sequence ATGTCGTTATCAGTTGTCGCTGATGAACAACAAATAGGGGCTGATTTTAGTGTGAAACCAGTCTATCCTGAAAATAAAATGAAACCAGAAAGTGGTTATTTTCACTTGAAGGTAACACCAGGGGAATCTCAAACAATAGAGGTTGAAGTGACTAATTATTCTGATAAAGAAAATACTATTTTAGTAGATCGTTACCGAGCGACAACTAGTGATAATGGTCAGATATCTTATAGGGAATATGATCAAGAAAAGGTACAAGGTATACCAATTGATTTTGAAAATATTGGCTTAGTTGTAAAATCAAGTTAG
- a CDS encoding manganese-dependent inorganic pyrophosphatase: protein MTKVLVFGHQNPDTDAIASAISFAYLQKELGVNTEAVALGTPNEETQYALDYFKTDTPRVITEAKSETDKVMLVDHNEAQQSVSDIKELDVLAVVDHHRIANFETANPLYYRAEPVGCTNTIILKMFLENDIVIPKEIAGLMLSAIISDSLLFKSPTCTPEDTKAAEYLAEIAEVDMNTYGLEMLKAGTNLSDKTPLELINADAKTFPMGDKSVRIGQVNTVDIKEVLNSQDDLELAMGEENSEHSFDLFILVITNILDSDSTILVVGEPKEKVEEAFNVTLVNNTAELPGVVSRKKQVVPQLTESFSK from the coding sequence ATGACAAAAGTACTTGTTTTTGGTCATCAAAATCCAGATACTGATGCAATTGCATCAGCTATTTCATTTGCATACTTACAAAAAGAATTAGGAGTAAACACAGAAGCAGTGGCTCTTGGGACGCCTAATGAAGAGACACAATACGCTCTTGATTATTTTAAAACAGACACACCTCGTGTGATCACAGAAGCTAAAAGTGAAACAGATAAAGTCATGTTAGTTGATCACAATGAAGCACAACAAAGTGTGAGTGATATTAAAGAATTAGATGTATTAGCAGTCGTTGATCATCACCGTATTGCTAATTTTGAGACAGCTAATCCGCTATATTATAGAGCAGAGCCTGTAGGATGTACAAATACAATTATTTTAAAAATGTTTTTAGAAAATGATATTGTGATTCCAAAAGAAATAGCAGGTTTAATGCTCTCAGCTATCATCTCAGATTCACTATTATTTAAATCGCCAACTTGTACACCAGAAGATACTAAAGCAGCTGAGTACTTGGCAGAGATAGCAGAAGTAGATATGAATACTTATGGTTTAGAAATGTTAAAAGCAGGAACAAACCTTTCTGATAAAACACCTCTAGAATTAATCAATGCTGATGCCAAAACTTTTCCAATGGGAGATAAATCAGTTCGTATTGGTCAAGTAAATACAGTAGACATCAAAGAAGTGTTAAACAGTCAAGATGATTTAGAACTTGCTATGGGTGAAGAAAACAGCGAGCATAGTTTTGATTTATTTATTCTTGTGATCACTAATATTTTAGATAGTGATTCAACGATTTTAGTTGTTGGTGAGCCAAAAGAAAAAGTTGAAGAAGCTTTTAACGTGACGTTAGTAAACAATACAGCTGAATTACCAGGTGTTGTGTCTCGTAAAAAACAAGTAGTACCACAACTAACTGAAAGTTTTTCAAAATAA
- a CDS encoding DMT family transporter, which translates to MAWVALVLAGLFEMLGVNSINGYLKDKSKKNIIKLILLFLVSFILLSFAMEILPMSTAYAVWTGIGAVGGAVLGIIFYGESKNWKRLLCIGIVIVATIGLKVVS; encoded by the coding sequence ATGGCTTGGGTAGCTTTAGTTTTAGCAGGTTTGTTTGAAATGTTAGGAGTGAATTCAATTAATGGATATTTAAAAGATAAATCAAAGAAAAATATCATTAAATTGATTTTGCTATTCTTAGTGAGCTTTATCTTATTATCTTTTGCTATGGAAATATTACCTATGAGTACAGCTTACGCCGTTTGGACTGGTATTGGTGCAGTGGGTGGTGCTGTTTTAGGGATTATTTTTTACGGAGAATCTAAAAATTGGAAGAGATTACTTTGTATTGGAATTGTGATTGTCGCGACAATTGGACTTAAGGTAGTTAGTTAA
- a CDS encoding DMT family transporter, translating into MTRAWIKVVIAAVFEVLWVIGLKYSDTIPEYIGTFIAIFLSFYLMIKAGEKIAVGTVYAVFVGLGTTGTVIVDTLVFKQSMTLPKLIFVILLLIGIVGLKFVLDDKLEAK; encoded by the coding sequence ATGACAAGAGCATGGATTAAAGTAGTTATAGCAGCCGTATTTGAAGTGTTATGGGTGATAGGATTAAAATACTCTGATACTATACCAGAGTACATCGGAACATTTATCGCTATCTTTTTAAGTTTTTACTTAATGATTAAAGCAGGAGAAAAGATTGCAGTGGGAACTGTGTATGCTGTATTTGTAGGTCTTGGAACAACAGGAACAGTGATTGTAGATACCCTAGTGTTCAAACAATCCATGACCTTACCTAAGCTAATATTTGTGATATTACTATTAATAGGAATTGTTGGGTTAAAATTTGTATTAGATGATAAATTGGAGGCGAAATAA
- a CDS encoding IS30 family transposase, with amino-acid sequence MVKIKNNTKTSSYKHLSLKERQLIEVWHNMGDSNREIGRRLGRHHQTINNELKRGTTTQIKENKKAKQLYFADTGQAKYIENRKRCGSKSKLVSAVDFINYACKQMIDFNWSPDAIVGFIKSLGTWDKPIVSTKTLYNYIDKGFLPVRNHHLKMKVRLSPKKKRSRQHKKALGKSIDERPSKIDSRQEFGHWEIDSVIGSKSKDDNALLTLVERKTRYMITVVLDDHTEESVSYAIKQLKYEFGRARFSSIFQSITADNGSEFSSLDDTLQQMTDIYFAHPYSSWERGTNERHNGLLRQFVPKGTPICHYSKQFIQLATEKVNLLPRKILDYRQPATLFLEEIQNLKIKTCW; translated from the coding sequence ATGGTGAAAATTAAGAATAACACAAAGACATCTAGTTATAAACATCTTTCCTTAAAGGAAAGGCAGCTTATTGAAGTTTGGCATAATATGGGAGACTCTAATAGAGAAATTGGTAGACGATTAGGTCGACACCATCAAACGATAAATAATGAGCTCAAACGAGGAACGACCACGCAAATCAAAGAAAATAAGAAAGCTAAACAACTCTATTTTGCTGATACGGGGCAAGCTAAATACATAGAAAACAGGAAACGCTGTGGTTCGAAATCTAAGCTAGTTAGTGCTGTTGATTTTATTAATTATGCCTGTAAACAAATGATAGACTTTAATTGGTCACCAGATGCAATTGTTGGTTTTATCAAGTCTTTAGGGACTTGGGATAAACCTATTGTTTCTACTAAGACACTTTATAATTATATTGATAAAGGATTTTTACCGGTCAGAAATCATCATCTCAAGATGAAAGTTAGACTATCACCTAAAAAGAAAAGAAGTCGTCAGCATAAAAAAGCTCTTGGAAAATCAATTGATGAACGACCTAGCAAAATTGATTCTAGACAAGAGTTTGGTCATTGGGAAATAGACAGTGTCATTGGTTCAAAATCTAAAGATGATAATGCTCTACTTACACTTGTTGAAAGAAAAACTCGCTACATGATTACTGTTGTTCTAGATGATCATACTGAAGAGTCTGTTAGTTACGCTATTAAACAGTTAAAATATGAGTTTGGAAGAGCCCGATTTAGTAGCATATTTCAATCGATTACTGCTGATAATGGCAGTGAATTTAGCTCACTTGATGATACTCTGCAACAAATGACTGATATCTACTTTGCTCACCCTTATTCATCTTGGGAACGAGGAACAAACGAAAGACATAATGGTTTATTACGGCAATTTGTTCCGAAAGGAACGCCTATCTGTCACTACTCAAAGCAGTTCATACAACTGGCTACTGAAAAAGTTAATCTTTTGCCGCGTAAAATTTTAGACTATAGACAACCAGCAACATTATTTTTAGAAGAAATTCAAAATCTAAAGATCAAAACATGTTGGTAA